From Terriglobales bacterium, the proteins below share one genomic window:
- the gatC gene encoding Asp-tRNA(Asn)/Glu-tRNA(Gln) amidotransferase subunit GatC: MKVSEQDVGHVAELAHLELTGEERARLLRDLNSILDYIARLNQLDTSAVAPLAQVGGRGSVVRSDQTRPSLAREAALANAPESDGTFFEVPKVIER, from the coding sequence ATGAAGGTCAGCGAGCAGGATGTCGGACACGTGGCCGAACTGGCCCACCTGGAGCTGACCGGGGAAGAACGCGCGCGCCTGCTGCGCGACCTGAACTCCATCCTGGATTACATCGCCCGCCTCAACCAGTTGGATACCTCTGCAGTCGCGCCCCTGGCGCAGGTGGGCGGGCGGGGGAGCGTGGTGCGTTCCGACCAGACGCGGCCGTCGCTGGCGCGCGAGGCGGCGCTGGCGAACGCGCCCGAGTCGGACGGGACGTTCTTCGAAGTTCCCAAGGTCATC
- a CDS encoding DciA family protein, giving the protein MEPARAGLQKIMGDVVRSAPVTDGPMLAWPLVCGTAVAGKTHALDCHHGILRVQVPDSAWRAQLLSLAPQYLDALRQLLGERVYCISFVLPGDKKEPRRETKQA; this is encoded by the coding sequence ATGGAACCTGCCCGAGCCGGTTTACAAAAGATCATGGGAGACGTGGTGCGGAGCGCCCCGGTGACCGACGGTCCCATGCTGGCCTGGCCGCTGGTGTGCGGTACGGCGGTGGCGGGCAAGACCCACGCCTTGGACTGCCACCACGGCATCCTGCGGGTGCAGGTGCCGGACTCGGCCTGGCGGGCGCAACTGCTCAGCCTGGCGCCGCAGTACCTGGACGCCCTGCGCCAGCTCCTGGGCGAGCGCGTCTACTGCATCAGCTTCGTCCTGCCCGGCGACAAAAAGGAGCCGCGGCGGGAAACGAAGCAGGCATGA
- a CDS encoding CCA tRNA nucleotidyltransferase has translation MAASLHPAHAAAIAIVRALRQRGHQAYLVGGCVRDILLGREPADFDVATDATPEEVMQLFPQTYAVGAQFGVVLVPVDSVLTGNREPGTGNSVVEVATFRNDLGSSDGRHPDQVRYTSDPREDVARRDFTINGLLFDPEKNQVLDYVGGRADIEAGIIRAIGEPARRFAEDKLRMLRAVRFAARFHYAIEPETFAAIPRLAPAIHQVSQERVREELTKMLTEGRAAQAFQLLDATRLLPEVLPEVEKMKGVEQPPQFHPEGDVWVHTLLLLEGLPAGCSHTLAWGALLHDVGKPATFRVAPDRIRFDGHVEVGTRMAEEICRRLRFSNDDTEQIAALVANHLRFADARQMKESTFKRFVRLPRFAEHLELHRLDCLGSHKDLSLYEFVKEKLAALPADQIRPAPLVTGDDLIAAGYAPGPRFKQMLAAVEDAQLEGRLADKAEALEFVRRQFPA, from the coding sequence ATGGCTGCTTCCCTCCATCCCGCGCATGCTGCCGCGATCGCCATCGTGCGCGCGCTGCGGCAGCGCGGGCACCAGGCGTACCTGGTGGGCGGATGCGTGCGCGACATCCTGCTGGGACGCGAGCCCGCCGACTTCGACGTGGCCACCGACGCTACCCCCGAGGAGGTGATGCAACTCTTTCCGCAAACCTACGCCGTGGGGGCGCAGTTCGGGGTGGTGCTGGTGCCGGTCGACTCCGTCCTGACTGGGAACCGGGAACCGGGAACTGGGAACTCGGTGGTGGAGGTCGCCACCTTCCGCAACGACCTGGGCTCGAGCGACGGGCGGCATCCCGACCAGGTGCGCTACACGAGCGACCCGCGCGAGGACGTGGCCCGCCGCGACTTCACCATCAACGGCCTGCTCTTCGATCCGGAGAAGAACCAGGTGCTGGACTACGTGGGCGGGCGCGCCGACATCGAAGCCGGCATCATCCGCGCCATCGGCGAGCCGGCGCGGCGCTTCGCCGAAGACAAGCTGCGCATGCTGCGCGCGGTGCGCTTCGCCGCCCGCTTCCACTACGCCATCGAGCCGGAGACCTTTGCCGCGATCCCCCGCCTGGCGCCCGCGATCCACCAGGTCTCGCAGGAGCGGGTGCGCGAGGAATTGACCAAGATGCTGACCGAAGGGCGCGCCGCGCAGGCCTTCCAGCTCCTGGACGCCACGCGCCTGCTGCCCGAGGTCCTGCCCGAGGTGGAGAAGATGAAGGGGGTGGAGCAGCCGCCGCAGTTCCATCCCGAAGGCGACGTGTGGGTGCACACACTGCTGCTGCTCGAAGGGCTGCCCGCCGGCTGTTCGCACACGCTGGCCTGGGGCGCGCTGCTGCACGACGTGGGCAAGCCCGCGACCTTCCGCGTCGCCCCGGACCGCATCCGCTTCGACGGGCACGTGGAGGTGGGGACGCGCATGGCCGAGGAGATCTGCCGGCGCCTGCGCTTCTCGAACGACGACACCGAGCAGATCGCGGCGCTGGTGGCCAATCACCTGCGCTTCGCCGACGCGCGGCAGATGAAGGAGTCCACCTTCAAGCGCTTCGTGCGGCTGCCGCGCTTCGCGGAGCACCTGGAACTGCACCGGCTGGACTGCCTGGGCAGCCACAAGGACCTCTCGCTCTACGAGTTCGTGAAGGAAAAGCTGGCAGCGCTGCCGGCGGACCAGATCCGTCCGGCGCCGCTCGTGACCGGCGACGACCTGATCGCCGCCGGCTACGCGCCCGGCCCGCGCTTCAAGCAGATGCTGGCGGCGGTGGAGGACGCGCAACTGGAAGGACGGCTGGCGGACAAGGCGGAAGCGCTGGAGTTCGTGCGGCGGCAGTTCCCAGCGTGA